Proteins from one Dysgonomonas sp. HDW5A genomic window:
- a CDS encoding SusC/RagA family TonB-linked outer membrane protein, producing the protein MSKYKKTVLSIAFLFCIFGFTAVTAQTQITGKVLDESGEAVIGATVIEKNTTNGTVTDIDGAFSLKVGKGSSIIVSLIGYTAQTIEVGSRTFFEVVMKEDNKMLGEVVVTALGLKREEKALGYAVQSVKGENFQTVKGLNVATSLTGRIAGLNILNSTEFASAPTIKLRGEDPLIVIDGVPYQNMTLGELPSDDIEDISVLKGPTASALYGEKGQNGAIMITTKKGSGREGLSISVNSGSMFTAGYLAIPSLQGQYGRMLKTNTDGSLEYVRSGDGSWGAPLEGQEVIQWDPFSKKMKAMPYTARGTNNFDNFLEQGYVLNNNVSIAQKGKLGNIRASATWVQNKGVYPNSKFDKYTYSIGADIKVDKFTFTTSMSYNKHKSPNIGFNGYTGYDPMYSLLIWSAPDWDIRDYKDYWVIPDEVQNNSYTAGNNNPYFDRNERLHSLDKDVFNGAFEINYDLAKGVKAIGRVGYDTYSNKQEVRISKGSFQGAGNTKLIDDDSASEVWGESQKGSFNIGQSRGYSINSDLIISATKSINDFAFDAIAGTSINYYQNEGLEGRTKGGLTIPGYYSLKGSVNPSTVSSLIKKRQTNGVYGKMGVSWRSMAFVEGTLRNDWVSTLAESQRSYLYPSLSGSFLVSELLPKTDWLSLWKVRGSWVTAKRPANIYEINSNYGINNNVWDGLSSAVYQTLIRGSEIRPVTRSTYEIGTAFNFLKNRISFDAAYFNRREFDYIVQASISPSSGFSKNLVNSEEERTRTGVELTLNVTPIETKDLVWNMSFNWSKSVERYTKLDPQYSADRTWVKVGERTDVQTYMPFLKDEEGNIINLNGVPTFNSKSFKYGYKDPDWIWGINTNLKYKNWALDISMDGRVGGYMQSITSMYMWRSGGHPDSLTPERYLDAKTPGSKNYLAQGSKVVSGSATFDTYGNIVTDNRVFAPNDIATSYKSYVEALHRGTAWGGDPSEVDVFSGTFLKIREISLTYTLPKDIAAKFKAKDASISAIGQNVLFWAKDFKYSDPDGGSENFSDPSQRYLGFNIRLGF; encoded by the coding sequence ATGTCGAAATACAAAAAAACAGTATTGAGTATCGCTTTCTTATTCTGTATTTTTGGGTTTACTGCTGTTACAGCACAAACTCAGATTACAGGTAAAGTTTTGGATGAAAGCGGAGAGGCTGTAATAGGAGCAACCGTTATTGAAAAGAACACGACTAATGGAACTGTGACAGATATAGATGGAGCATTTTCGCTTAAAGTGGGTAAAGGTTCTTCTATTATCGTTTCATTAATAGGTTATACAGCACAAACAATTGAAGTGGGGAGCAGAACCTTTTTTGAGGTGGTAATGAAAGAAGATAACAAGATGCTGGGCGAAGTTGTTGTGACCGCATTGGGGCTAAAGCGTGAGGAAAAAGCACTCGGATACGCTGTTCAGTCGGTAAAAGGCGAAAATTTCCAAACCGTAAAAGGTCTAAATGTCGCAACATCTCTGACCGGAAGGATTGCCGGTCTTAATATATTAAACAGTACAGAATTTGCATCTGCTCCAACCATTAAATTACGGGGAGAAGATCCTCTGATTGTAATTGACGGAGTACCTTATCAAAATATGACTTTGGGAGAATTACCATCGGATGATATTGAAGATATAAGTGTCTTAAAGGGTCCGACGGCATCTGCCTTGTATGGAGAGAAAGGTCAGAATGGAGCTATTATGATAACTACCAAAAAAGGATCGGGCAGAGAAGGGCTTTCTATATCTGTAAACAGCGGAAGTATGTTTACAGCCGGATATTTGGCTATTCCCAGCTTGCAAGGACAATATGGGCGTATGCTAAAAACAAATACTGACGGGAGCCTCGAATATGTTCGCTCGGGCGACGGTTCGTGGGGAGCACCTCTCGAAGGTCAGGAAGTAATTCAGTGGGATCCCTTTTCAAAGAAAATGAAAGCTATGCCTTATACAGCACGTGGTACAAATAATTTCGATAACTTTCTTGAACAAGGATATGTCCTTAATAACAATGTTAGTATAGCACAAAAAGGAAAATTGGGTAATATCAGGGCATCTGCTACATGGGTTCAAAATAAAGGTGTGTACCCCAACTCTAAATTCGACAAATATACCTACAGTATTGGTGCTGATATAAAAGTAGATAAATTTACTTTTACAACCAGTATGTCATATAACAAACATAAATCACCCAATATCGGATTTAATGGGTATACGGGATACGATCCAATGTATAGTTTGCTTATATGGTCTGCACCCGACTGGGACATCAGAGACTATAAAGATTACTGGGTGATACCCGATGAAGTACAAAACAACAGTTATACTGCCGGTAACAACAATCCGTATTTTGATAGGAACGAAAGGTTACATAGCCTTGATAAAGATGTGTTCAACGGTGCTTTCGAAATTAATTATGACTTAGCAAAAGGAGTGAAAGCAATAGGGCGTGTTGGTTATGATACATATAGTAACAAGCAGGAAGTGAGGATATCGAAAGGTTCGTTTCAAGGAGCAGGTAATACAAAGCTTATAGACGATGATAGTGCTTCTGAGGTGTGGGGCGAATCACAAAAAGGCTCGTTTAATATTGGTCAGAGTAGAGGTTACAGTATAAATAGTGACTTGATAATATCCGCAACAAAGAGCATCAATGACTTTGCGTTTGACGCAATAGCGGGGACATCTATCAATTATTACCAAAACGAGGGATTAGAAGGCAGAACAAAAGGTGGTTTAACAATTCCGGGGTATTACTCTTTAAAAGGTTCAGTAAATCCATCAACTGTTTCTTCACTAATTAAGAAAAGACAAACAAATGGAGTATATGGAAAAATGGGTGTCTCGTGGAGAAGTATGGCATTTGTCGAAGGAACACTCAGAAACGACTGGGTTTCCACTCTAGCCGAGTCCCAAAGATCATATCTATACCCATCCCTCTCAGGAAGCTTTCTTGTATCCGAATTATTACCGAAAACTGATTGGCTTTCTTTGTGGAAAGTGCGAGGGTCATGGGTTACAGCCAAGAGACCGGCGAATATTTATGAGATAAATTCAAATTATGGAATTAATAATAATGTATGGGATGGGCTAAGTTCAGCTGTTTATCAAACACTTATACGAGGATCAGAAATACGACCTGTTACCAGATCGACTTATGAAATCGGAACAGCTTTTAACTTCCTGAAAAACAGAATTTCATTTGATGCTGCTTATTTCAACAGAAGAGAGTTCGATTATATTGTTCAGGCATCCATAAGCCCTTCTTCTGGTTTTTCGAAGAATCTGGTTAATTCAGAAGAGGAAAGAACCAGAACCGGGGTAGAGTTGACCTTAAACGTGACACCCATCGAGACTAAAGACCTTGTCTGGAACATGTCGTTCAACTGGTCTAAATCAGTAGAGCGCTATACAAAATTAGATCCTCAATATTCTGCAGATAGAACATGGGTGAAAGTTGGTGAAAGAACAGATGTACAAACATATATGCCTTTTCTGAAAGATGAAGAAGGGAATATTATAAATTTAAATGGTGTACCTACTTTTAATTCTAAATCCTTTAAATATGGCTATAAAGATCCTGATTGGATATGGGGGATAAATACAAACCTGAAGTATAAAAACTGGGCACTTGACATTTCGATGGACGGTCGTGTAGGCGGATATATGCAATCCATAACGTCTATGTATATGTGGCGTTCGGGAGGACACCCCGACTCTCTAACCCCCGAGCGATATTTAGATGCAAAGACTCCCGGGTCTAAAAATTATTTGGCACAAGGATCAAAAGTAGTGTCAGGATCTGCCACTTTTGATACTTATGGAAACATTGTAACGGACAATCGTGTATTTGCACCCAATGATATTGCTACCAGTTATAAAAGTTATGTGGAAGCATTACATAGAGGTACAGCTTGGGGAGGTGACCCATCCGAGGTAGATGTATTTAGCGGAACATTCCTTAAAATCAGAGAAATATCATTAACCTATACCTTGCCTAAGGATATAGCAGCAAAGTTTAAAGCCAAAGATGCTTCCATATCGGCAATTGGCCAGAATGTTCTCTTTTGGGCAAAAGATTTCAAATATTCAGATCCGGATGGAGGGAGTGAAAATTTTTCAGACCCATCGCAACGCTATTTAGGGTTTAATATTAGACTGGGCTTCTAA
- a CDS encoding SusD/RagB family nutrient-binding outer membrane lipoprotein, with the protein MKNINIIIRKSFLFLFLILVGCSNFEDLNTNPDSSTKANASMTATGVILSSLKFNGRDAHAFLQPQAFAKYIGFANQSQMSQQYNEMGNGSFEGMTMLQNVEKMVQYATGTPTENSYKGIAKFARAYLFYHLTMQMGDVPYTDANKGETGLYRPKFDTQKDVLIGILDELKEADSYFSKGIVFDGDPTPYKGDPTKWRKASNAFALKVLMSLSKKEADPSLNIKARFAEIVNANNLLEESTGFLGLNYSIVDIHPLSGTNDLFTSRTVISSLLIDELKRLNDRRLFYYAEPATKLINDGKQESDFNAYQGVDAALDYTVMTQKYLEGEYSLLNQRYLKDYASEPRMRMTYAEQQLILAEARILNWITVGDAKKYYESGVKSALKEQMKTKAIYAHAMAIDQAYIDNYFTGNVAFASTTGDQLKQIWYQRYILNFMQDATSSYFEYRRTNYPNFPVDPTTNLNIDEPTKIPVRWLYPTSESSYNRENYEKALADQYDGYDGVNKVMWVLK; encoded by the coding sequence ATGAAAAATATAAATATAATTATTCGAAAAAGTTTTCTGTTCCTTTTCCTTATTCTTGTTGGCTGTAGCAATTTTGAGGATTTAAATACCAATCCCGATTCTTCAACCAAGGCTAATGCATCTATGACAGCTACCGGAGTGATCTTGAGTAGCCTTAAGTTCAATGGAAGAGATGCCCATGCATTCTTACAACCCCAAGCCTTTGCCAAATACATTGGTTTTGCCAATCAAAGTCAAATGTCACAGCAATATAATGAGATGGGAAATGGAAGCTTCGAAGGGATGACTATGTTGCAGAACGTGGAGAAAATGGTTCAATATGCTACAGGAACTCCAACGGAAAACTCCTATAAGGGAATTGCTAAATTCGCAAGAGCATATCTCTTTTACCACCTTACGATGCAGATGGGAGATGTACCTTATACTGACGCTAATAAAGGCGAAACAGGTTTGTATCGACCAAAGTTCGATACCCAGAAAGATGTCCTAATCGGTATTTTGGATGAGCTTAAAGAGGCTGATAGTTATTTCTCAAAGGGAATTGTATTTGATGGAGACCCTACCCCTTATAAAGGCGATCCGACGAAGTGGCGTAAAGCATCAAACGCTTTTGCCTTGAAAGTATTGATGAGTCTAAGCAAAAAAGAAGCAGACCCATCGTTAAACATCAAAGCACGATTTGCCGAAATTGTAAATGCAAATAATCTATTAGAAGAATCCACCGGATTTTTAGGACTGAATTACAGCATAGTAGATATACATCCACTGTCTGGGACTAACGACCTGTTTACAAGCCGTACCGTGATTTCATCTTTACTAATAGATGAGCTGAAAAGATTGAATGACAGGCGTTTGTTTTACTATGCAGAACCGGCAACCAAACTAATCAATGATGGAAAACAAGAATCTGATTTCAATGCTTACCAGGGTGTTGATGCAGCTTTAGACTATACTGTTATGACTCAAAAATATCTGGAAGGAGAATATTCTCTTTTGAACCAGAGATACTTGAAAGACTATGCCAGTGAACCAAGAATGAGGATGACCTATGCCGAACAGCAGCTTATATTGGCAGAAGCCCGCATTTTAAATTGGATCACAGTGGGAGATGCAAAAAAATACTACGAGTCGGGAGTGAAGTCGGCATTGAAAGAGCAAATGAAAACTAAAGCCATTTATGCACACGCAATGGCTATTGATCAGGCATATATCGATAACTACTTCACAGGTAATGTTGCTTTTGCATCAACAACGGGCGATCAGTTGAAACAAATATGGTATCAACGTTATATCCTTAATTTTATGCAAGATGCCACAAGTAGTTATTTTGAATACAGGAGAACTAATTATCCGAACTTTCCTGTTGATCCTACTACAAATTTGAATATAGACGAACCTACTAAAATTCCGGTAAGGTGGCTATATCCGACATCAGAAAGTAGTTACAACAGAGAAAACTACGAGAAGGCATTAGCCGACCAATACGATGGATACGATGGTGTGAATAAGGTGATGTGGGTACTTAAATAA
- a CDS encoding GDSL-type esterase/lipase family protein has translation MKIIRSILLGLLIFLPTINCFAQTNNKLSWDDINNGQWNEEFEEVWIPSSFDNTSQGSIVYKAKSDTPRPLIVSLHTWSGNYKQEDRLARLIVDYDYNYIHPDFRGANNNPKACGSNYVIADLEDAIEYAISNMNVDRDEVHIVGTSGGGYATLIAYMNIKYPAKSFSAWVPLSNLEAWYWESVGRKQKYAQDILICTDSKDILNVEEARKRSPYFQKYPELLRKDAKLSIFTGIHDGYTGSVPITQSVDMYNKLVKETVPADQQNLVSDADKLQLIVNRCYPLKETGRSIGDRKVHYEKQNGNISLTIFEGGHEQIVNQVIPLMPIDKKYEPVYKKILNLGDSNSSFEYSWPQLLTQKSLQLKVRNYGIPGNTVGYDNLGQKRLNTLANIDSLLTLVERETVALDYVIISLGTNDCKAIFDKRQNEAKKNFDKLIKKIKTSPLTMGSKIIVLSIPPADISKINEKYYGIDHRIVALNDYYKKQIVSNKNIIFLDTYSLLLPNIASYTEDGIHLNEKAQQLITDELLKIL, from the coding sequence ATGAAAATCATTCGATCAATCTTACTTGGGTTACTAATCTTTTTGCCGACAATAAATTGCTTTGCTCAAACGAACAACAAATTATCTTGGGACGATATAAATAATGGACAATGGAATGAGGAGTTTGAGGAGGTATGGATACCATCTTCATTCGATAATACATCACAAGGTTCAATAGTATATAAGGCAAAGTCAGATACTCCCCGTCCGTTAATCGTAAGTCTCCATACATGGAGTGGTAACTACAAACAAGAAGACCGTTTGGCTCGTCTGATTGTAGATTACGACTACAATTATATTCATCCCGATTTTAGAGGAGCAAATAACAACCCCAAAGCCTGTGGCAGTAATTATGTAATTGCCGATCTGGAAGATGCCATAGAGTATGCTATAAGCAATATGAATGTTGACCGTGATGAGGTGCATATTGTAGGGACTTCGGGTGGAGGATATGCTACCCTGATTGCTTATATGAACATAAAGTATCCGGCAAAAAGTTTCTCGGCATGGGTTCCTTTATCCAATCTCGAAGCATGGTATTGGGAATCTGTAGGACGGAAACAAAAATATGCACAGGATATTTTAATTTGTACCGATTCGAAAGATATTCTTAATGTAGAAGAAGCACGCAAAAGATCACCCTATTTCCAAAAATACCCCGAGCTATTAAGGAAAGACGCTAAATTGTCCATATTTACAGGGATACACGATGGTTACACAGGCTCTGTGCCCATCACGCAATCGGTGGACATGTATAATAAACTGGTAAAAGAAACTGTACCCGCAGATCAGCAAAATTTGGTCTCGGATGCCGACAAATTGCAACTTATAGTTAATAGATGCTACCCTCTCAAAGAAACAGGTCGCAGTATTGGAGATCGAAAAGTACACTACGAAAAACAGAATGGTAATATTTCTTTAACTATTTTTGAAGGAGGGCATGAGCAAATAGTTAATCAGGTAATCCCCTTGATGCCTATTGATAAAAAATATGAACCTGTCTATAAAAAGATATTGAATCTCGGCGACTCAAACTCCAGTTTCGAATATAGTTGGCCTCAATTACTTACCCAAAAGTCACTACAACTAAAAGTACGTAATTATGGCATTCCCGGAAATACGGTTGGCTATGATAATCTCGGTCAGAAACGTTTGAATACTCTGGCTAATATAGATTCGTTACTTACTTTGGTGGAGAGGGAGACTGTTGCTTTGGACTATGTAATAATCAGCCTCGGTACGAATGATTGTAAAGCTATTTTTGACAAAAGGCAAAATGAAGCGAAAAAGAATTTCGATAAACTGATAAAGAAAATTAAAACCTCTCCATTGACAATGGGATCGAAGATCATTGTTTTATCTATCCCTCCGGCTGATATAAGCAAAATAAACGAGAAATATTATGGTATAGATCACCGAATCGTTGCTTTAAACGATTACTATAAGAAGCAGATCGTTTCCAACAAAAATATTATATTTCTGGATACTTACTCTTTGTTATTACCCAATATAGCATCATATACTGAAGACGGAATACATCTCAATGAAAAGGCTCAACAATTAATTACTGATGAATTGCTGAAGATACTTTGA
- a CDS encoding triple tyrosine motif-containing protein, translating into MKNKLILSLLILFLTNIAGYTKDNLVFPIKNYLTEDYRAGTQNWGVIELTDGTICFANNDGLLVKNGNDWYTYQTSRRQLLRVICAYQNKIYAGGGNEFGYFLKSFSGHYTYTSLSDKVSTKWGEIWRIIVLEDKVYLQGRKAVFVFDTKTDQLVNQIKSDRFIYFSAHEKQLLFQSNEGVYTTDLNFDNKKILCDKSTIDCSIITKIFYIKEELYFFTLSNGIYRYVNNKIIPCDKPIHKIASNEQIYCAVDLKDKIIIGTVLDGIYVLDNDLNIIRHINTSSGLRNNTILSLGLDHNSNVWVGFDNGIGFMDINTRCLYYNFDKDIGAGYTSVKHGDYNYWGTNQGLFYTNDKQGLDKVNLIKGTQGQIWCMKQIGSAVYCGHHNGLFEVKGNIAQQIDETAGIMNILQLPANPDYYLVRGYDLCLLYKYSDGSIKKVSEIKTPIYVERNIKVDKDNFMWCVDGENLVRFKINIDKSAIDEYKLYSYPGDKHLLSFGGDILLWNREILYKFDAKTNSFVKDFKLSYSEYNRKDLIELFYCIPTDVFYKTVEGGNNFIGDLPKVKRQMLWNVQMLSSYSDYFILNGSNGFIHFGFSQALNSIQEIKVVLSEIKTKSKSDTEYEWIEDNKLNYSNNNIRFKFNSNDNPHIDYQYKLVGYDDNYSSFSPKNSKEYTNLPEGNYCFEIRAKDESGRISKTRKFDFTIDPPFYRSLLAKIIYLILLLGLLIMVFTLIQFLLKRKEKQLDMLRQKEIEELEKNHKIETLCKEKTIILIEKEKLEESFDHKQRELTNSTHNIIVKNNLLIDIKELLQSIYKETNINLRDTKLNKIFHLIDSNINNDEDWTVFESYFSEIHQNFFNKIKKDFPDISATDLKLCAYIKLNKSTKEIASLMNISARGVETSRYRLRKKLGLERNENIYNLLSKY; encoded by the coding sequence ATGAAAAATAAATTAATTCTATCATTGCTTATTCTATTTTTAACCAATATTGCAGGCTATACGAAGGATAACCTTGTGTTTCCGATAAAAAATTATTTAACAGAAGACTATAGGGCTGGAACACAAAATTGGGGTGTTATAGAGTTAACCGATGGTACGATTTGTTTTGCTAATAATGATGGACTTTTGGTCAAAAACGGGAATGATTGGTATACTTATCAAACCTCAAGAAGACAACTGCTAAGAGTTATTTGTGCATACCAGAATAAAATATATGCCGGAGGAGGAAATGAATTCGGATATTTTTTAAAAAGCTTTAGTGGTCATTATACCTATACATCACTTTCGGACAAAGTCTCGACGAAATGGGGGGAGATATGGAGAATAATAGTGCTGGAAGACAAAGTGTATCTACAAGGGAGAAAGGCTGTTTTTGTGTTTGATACGAAGACGGATCAGTTAGTCAATCAGATTAAATCAGACCGTTTCATTTATTTCTCAGCTCATGAAAAGCAATTACTGTTTCAGTCTAACGAGGGTGTCTATACGACAGATCTTAACTTTGACAACAAAAAAATTTTATGCGATAAATCAACAATAGATTGCAGTATCATAACTAAGATATTTTATATTAAGGAAGAGTTATATTTTTTTACTCTTAGCAATGGAATATATAGATATGTAAATAATAAAATAATCCCCTGTGACAAACCGATACATAAAATAGCCTCCAATGAGCAGATATATTGTGCAGTAGACTTGAAAGACAAAATTATCATAGGTACGGTTCTCGACGGAATCTACGTTCTCGATAATGATCTCAATATAATTAGACATATCAACACCTCCTCCGGTTTAAGAAATAATACAATTTTATCTCTTGGGCTCGACCATAACTCCAATGTATGGGTAGGGTTTGACAATGGGATAGGTTTTATGGATATCAATACCCGTTGTCTTTATTACAATTTCGATAAAGACATCGGGGCCGGTTATACATCTGTTAAGCATGGCGATTATAATTATTGGGGTACAAATCAGGGGCTTTTTTATACAAATGATAAGCAGGGTTTAGATAAAGTAAATCTTATTAAAGGAACTCAAGGGCAGATTTGGTGTATGAAACAGATAGGGAGTGCGGTTTACTGCGGTCATCATAACGGCTTATTTGAAGTTAAGGGTAATATTGCTCAGCAAATCGATGAAACTGCCGGAATAATGAATATTTTACAATTACCGGCTAACCCTGATTATTATTTAGTACGAGGTTACGACCTTTGCCTACTCTACAAATATAGTGATGGCAGCATAAAGAAGGTATCGGAAATAAAAACTCCTATATATGTTGAACGGAATATAAAAGTTGACAAAGACAATTTTATGTGGTGTGTTGATGGTGAAAACCTTGTCAGGTTTAAGATAAACATCGATAAATCTGCAATTGATGAATATAAGCTTTATTCATACCCGGGAGACAAGCATCTATTGTCGTTTGGAGGCGATATATTATTGTGGAACAGAGAAATCTTATATAAATTTGACGCTAAAACAAATTCGTTTGTAAAAGACTTCAAGTTAAGCTATTCGGAATACAATAGAAAAGATCTCATCGAACTTTTCTATTGTATTCCGACAGATGTATTCTATAAAACGGTAGAGGGCGGTAATAATTTCATCGGAGATTTACCAAAAGTAAAACGGCAAATGCTTTGGAATGTACAGATGCTGTCGAGTTATTCCGATTATTTTATTTTGAATGGCAGCAACGGATTTATACATTTTGGCTTTAGTCAGGCACTGAATTCTATTCAAGAAATAAAAGTCGTATTATCTGAAATCAAAACTAAGAGTAAATCTGATACAGAATACGAATGGATAGAAGACAATAAATTGAATTATAGTAATAATAATATTCGTTTCAAATTTAACAGCAATGATAATCCTCATATTGATTATCAATACAAATTGGTTGGATATGACGATAACTACTCTTCATTTTCCCCTAAAAACAGTAAGGAATACACCAATTTACCGGAAGGAAACTATTGTTTCGAGATTAGGGCTAAAGATGAGAGTGGAAGAATAAGTAAAACCCGAAAATTTGACTTTACAATTGATCCTCCATTTTACAGAAGCCTTCTTGCAAAAATAATCTATCTAATCCTTCTACTCGGCTTACTGATTATGGTATTTACGTTAATACAATTCCTATTGAAACGAAAAGAAAAGCAGTTGGATATGCTACGCCAAAAGGAGATTGAAGAATTAGAGAAAAATCATAAAATAGAAACTCTCTGTAAAGAGAAAACCATCATTCTGATTGAAAAGGAGAAATTAGAAGAATCTTTCGACCATAAACAGCGTGAGTTAACCAACTCAACACACAATATTATTGTAAAAAACAATCTCTTGATAGACATCAAGGAATTGCTCCAATCGATATACAAAGAAACCAATATCAATCTGCGTGATACTAAGTTAAATAAGATTTTCCATTTGATCGATTCTAATATTAATAATGATGAAGACTGGACTGTATTTGAAAGTTATTTTTCAGAAATCCATCAAAATTTTTTCAATAAAATAAAAAAAGACTTCCCCGACATATCCGCTACCGACCTTAAACTATGTGCTTACATAAAGTTGAATAAATCAACAAAAGAAATCGCATCATTAATGAATATATCGGCTAGAGGAGTTGAAACATCCAGATATAGGCTCAGAAAAAAATTAGGACTCGAACGAAATGAAAATATCTATAACCTTCTGTCAAAATATTAA
- a CDS encoding calcineurin-like phosphoesterase family protein: MKKLFYILIFLILANTISASEYRVIKGEISSDKKGLEGIIVTDGKGFAKTDKHGRFQLMTDGNQKYVYYSLPSGYESPREQGIPIFFKRIEDQKDTYNFEISKINKPQNNHTFIVWADPQIIDPEEFKLLDKVIEDVKQTKEKYDTYFHGISCGDMVFDRLNLFGDYKKALSKMDFPFCQTIGNHDLDYTNTTNESASQSYQSHFGPDYYSYNIGNIHFVVLNNVFYYGYSYHYMGYLPQQQLDWLAHDLSNIKKGSTIVVALHIPTKYVDSDLHPGMEKRQKNSLINDKAFYQSLKGYNVHILAGHSHTQWNTIINDSIYEHTHAAASAAWWQGEIGLDGTPKGYTVYEVEGDNLKWYFKGVGLTKDDQFKVYPIGSDIDNPDAFVANVYNYDPAWTVQWYEDGVLAGNMEQYWGVDPLARELYQPGKNKVHKWLSYDKTNHIFKAIPKNKNARLKIEVIDRFGNKYIRNISDKP; the protein is encoded by the coding sequence ATGAAAAAGCTATTTTATATACTGATATTTTTGATTCTTGCAAACACTATTTCTGCATCTGAATACCGGGTCATAAAAGGAGAAATATCATCTGATAAGAAAGGGCTTGAAGGTATTATCGTAACAGATGGCAAAGGCTTTGCTAAAACCGACAAACACGGTCGTTTTCAGTTGATGACCGACGGAAATCAAAAATATGTTTATTATTCTTTACCATCGGGGTATGAGTCTCCAAGAGAACAAGGGATTCCGATATTTTTCAAAAGAATAGAAGATCAGAAGGATACTTATAATTTCGAGATTTCTAAAATAAATAAACCACAAAACAATCATACGTTTATTGTATGGGCTGATCCTCAGATTATCGACCCCGAAGAATTTAAACTCCTCGATAAAGTAATCGAAGATGTCAAACAGACAAAGGAAAAATACGACACCTATTTCCATGGAATAAGCTGTGGCGACATGGTATTTGACAGATTAAATTTGTTCGGCGATTATAAAAAAGCATTGTCGAAGATGGATTTTCCTTTTTGTCAGACAATTGGTAATCACGATCTTGACTATACAAATACAACAAACGAATCGGCAAGCCAATCGTACCAGTCGCATTTTGGACCAGACTATTATTCGTATAATATAGGAAATATACACTTTGTAGTACTTAACAATGTCTTTTACTACGGATATTCCTATCATTATATGGGGTATTTGCCACAGCAGCAATTAGATTGGTTAGCTCACGATCTTAGCAATATAAAAAAAGGATCGACCATAGTCGTTGCCCTTCATATACCAACCAAATATGTGGATAGCGACCTTCATCCCGGCATGGAGAAAAGGCAAAAAAACTCACTTATAAACGATAAGGCATTCTACCAATCGCTAAAAGGATACAATGTACATATTCTGGCAGGACATAGCCATACTCAATGGAATACCATTATCAACGATTCAATATACGAGCATACACATGCTGCAGCTTCTGCTGCCTGGTGGCAGGGAGAAATAGGACTCGATGGAACACCCAAAGGGTATACCGTGTACGAAGTTGAGGGAGATAACCTGAAGTGGTATTTTAAAGGTGTCGGACTTACCAAAGACGACCAGTTTAAAGTGTATCCGATAGGTAGCGATATAGATAATCCGGATGCTTTTGTTGCTAATGTATATAATTATGACCCTGCTTGGACGGTGCAATGGTACGAAGATGGGGTACTGGCAGGTAATATGGAACAATACTGGGGAGTAGATCCTCTAGCAAGAGAACTATATCAACCGGGTAAAAACAAAGTACATAAGTGGTTGAGCTACGATAAAACTAATCATATCTTTAAAGCGATACCTAAAAATAAAAATGCTCGCCTGAAAATTGAGGTAATAGATCGATTCGGAAATAAGTATATTCGAAATATTTCGGATAAGCCATAA